The Methanobacterium sp. BAmetb5 genome includes a region encoding these proteins:
- a CDS encoding 2TM domain-containing protein encodes MVESNETGKKSGKKGFLIHLLIYIVINLFLAIMNILTAPGYLWFLWVAGGWGIAVVIHGIAVFAS; translated from the coding sequence ATGGTTGAAAGTAATGAAACAGGGAAAAAAAGTGGGAAAAAGGGTTTTTTAATACATTTGTTGATTTATATTGTGATTAACTTGTTTTTAGCGATTATGAACATATTAACAGCCCCAGGTTACCTGTGGTTCCTTTGGGTGGCAGGTGGCTGGGGAATAGCCGTGGTTATTCATGGAATAGCAGTTTTTGCTAGTTAA